The nucleotide window AGAGAGAACAAGAGTGACGGAGGAACAATGGAGAGATGGAGCAAGAGAAAGACAGTGACAGAGAGCAAGATGAAGATAGACCAGTAAATAATAGGTAGACAGggatagagagaagaaaaaatagggacagaaagagcagcagagtaagcaagagatgaaaaaagggaaggaacagAACAGAGATGCACAGCTGGACAAGAGATGGAAAAAGTAAAAgtagggatggggagcaggaaagAGGAACAGGGAGTCAACAAGATGCAAGGATAAAGACAGGAAGGAGCacagagggatggagaaggaaagagggatagggagcaggacaggaagacagaaaaataagaaggaCAAGGACTGaggaacagagagagaaacagcagcaCCACTGCGCAGGCGCTTCtggaccctgcagaaaagcccatgAAATAAGCTCCTGGCATGCCCAGGAGCCAACATGGCTGACCAGAAGCCCCGTGCCACAGGAGTACAGCTCCTGCCATGCCAGCAGACACAGCCTTCCCTGTTTTTTGACCCTGCAGGGATGCAGTTCCCCCCACTGCCTCCTCTGGAGCTCTacccagcccccagcagcccccaccctgccctggcaCGAACCCCCCGCACCTCAGCCaccacccccagcctctgccatgatctgcccccccccaccccccgtggCCTTCCCCTGCACCCACCCACCGATTGCTCAAGCGACCCCACCACCAGACCCAGAGCCCTGGGCATGCAAAGCAGACAGCAAGTGTTTATTCATTCACGCATATAAGTCGTCCCAGGAGTGAGTCTTCTCAGGGGCTCGATGCCCGTGCACTCCCCTGCCCTGGGACATCTTGGCGACCGTTACTGGAGCAGAGCTCTTCGATCCTGCAGGGAATGGGTCAGGTCCCGGAGCGATGCGCTGCAGGACAGAGGTGGAGGTAGCCACAAGGGAAAGGGCCCAGAACACAAGAGAGGACAAAAGGGACAGCCAGCTGGACAGGGGATATAACAAGAGTCAGTGGGACAGGGGGTACAACAGAGGGATCATCAGAGAAAGGGACAGGGACCAGGACagcactgggggaaaaaaaacagctgtgatgaacagcaggacagagagacagagaaagaaaaattactgaggaagagagagaggaaagaaggagagccagctggacagggggatatAACAAGAATCAATGGGTCAAGGAACAGggcaaagagagaaagacagaaaaaataagaaaaaagacagaGGGGACAGCAAGAGgcaaaaaaagggacagggatttGGCCAGAGATAGAGGAAGAACCAGTAGGAACAGAAGAAAAGGTATAAAAAAGggagacagggagcaggacagagctggagaaagcagcagtagGGACAGAGGGGTAgagagaaataaagacagaagaaaggacagagaaacaaaaataagggCAGGAAAtaggacagagatggaggaaaaaaactggGATGAGCAGTATGACagagggagtaaaaaaaaaaaaataggggcagggagcaggacagagagatataGTGAGAAACCATGGGACAGAAAGGAGAGTGACAAGATAAAAAGcaagagggagcaggacagagaaaaggggcgtggggggggaaggacagagaaacagGGAAAGAGGGTCAGAGAACAGGACACTGGAatagaacaagaaaaagaaggacagggagcaggacataCAGAGAGAAAGAATGGGAACAGGACAGGGGGACTGAATAAGAGAGGAGGGTGCAGAtcaggacaaagggatggagaaggagaaaaaacagcgatggagaaagaagaaataggGATGCAGAGCCCTACAGAGGCATTGAGAAAACAAGTGGGAGACAGGGAGACAGAAAataggacagagagaaaaagaccaGAAAAGGGAGCTGGACTAAGTGAGGGGTGAGAGGGCAGGGGGGGATTAGGACAGATTAAcagagagggaaacagagggaTGGGGATCAGGACAGTGGgactgaaagagagaaagaaggggagCAGGACAGCAAGGTGGAGtgaggaaaaaacacagatgggaacggacagaggaaaaagcaagaaagagctGAATAGGAAGAAAGATAGTGGGATATagatagagaaagaaaaaatagcgacggagagcagggaagagggatagagagagaaaaacaaggacaggaagaaggacagagggatagagagagaaagagagccaTTGGGGGACCAGGACAGTGgaacagagacagaaaggaaCAGGGTGCAGGACACAAGaatacagagaaaaacagatacacagggaagtggggaaaaaaaacagaaagaaagggacagtgagcaggacaaagggatggagagaaaaagagaaggatggggagcagggcagaaagctggaaagaaaatataCTGCTGGGGAGCACAACAGAAGGACAGAGCAcaaaagagaagaatgaaaagcagggcagtgggatgcagaaagaaaaaatagtcatAGGGAACAGGACAGATggatagagagggaaaaaaaggaaggacagatggattgtcagagaaagagagggacagggagcaggtcagagtgacagaaaaaaaaggacagagcagGACAGACGAATAGAGGAAATAATACTGATGGTGAGCAGGACAAAGAGATGGAGACAAAAAGGAGGGGAAGGATGAACAGGGGATAGAGAAAGAGGGGCTAGAGAATGAGACAAAAAGGACAGGGAACAGGACAGGGggactgagaaaagaaaagaagtatgcagatcaggacaaagagatggagaaggaagaaacagcaaTGGGCTGCAGGTCGGAGACAGACGAAGAGAAAAATGGGTCGGGAAGCAGgacagaggaagacagagaggaaaaaagggacagccagctggacagggggatatAGTGAGAAACTATGGAACAGGCAGGAggacaaaggcagaaaaaatagggagagaaagcaagacagagggacgaggaaaaaaaaggaggagggagcaggacagagatggagaaagaagcaaTAGGGACAAAAggatagagaaggaaaaagacaaactggatgaaggacagagggacagaaaAAGAGTGTGACAGGACCAGGACAgggaggtggagaaagaaaaaaatagcaatgagcaacaggacagagAGACAGACCAACAGATGAGGAGCACGACAAGAGGgatagagagaaagaccaggacAGGTAATGGGGTGGGGAGATAAGGAGCACAATAGATGgatagaaagaaaacaagaggggAGGAGAGCAATACAGCACTGTCGTGGAAGAGGGATGGAGCAGGCAGAgcaagaacagagaaaaacagaggtACAGGAAGTAGAAGAAACATGgcggagaaagagagaaagggaggctTGGGCGGGGGGGGAACAAAATAGCAATGGACAGGAGAGAGAGACGGATAATTAAACAATACGTCTAAGGAGAGAACAGAGGGACAGAGTGAGAgaaaagagggacagggaacggcataaacaaaaacagaaggaaagagcaggGGGAAAGGACAAGACAGGGGGTGGAGAAAGAAACTGGGACAGAGAAAGAGGAACCCAGAGAAGGACAGAGATGGCGAAATAAAAAACAGTGAAGAGTAGCAGGACAGACAGatggagcaagaaaaaaaatagggcCAGGGAGCAATacagagaaaagggaggaaagagagagacacggagcaggacagaggaaaaaaaatactgatggggagcatgacagaggaagagagagaggaagaagggacAGCCAGCTGGACAGATGGATATAGCAAGAAATGATGGGATGGACAGCGGGACAaaggcaggacagagatggaCAAAGAAACATTAGcgacagaaggacagagaaaaaaaaacacggACGAGAAGGACAGAAGAATAGACAAAAAGAGTGACAGGACCagaacagagagagggagaaagaaaatccagtgatgagcagcaggacagagggggagagaggggaagagaagggcagGAGGACAGCCAGACACAGAAAACCGGTGAGGGACAGGGAGCGAGACAATGGGATTCAGAGAAcaagagagggacagggagcaggacactgGGACAGAGAGAGGATGAGAGTGACGGGGAGAACAGCAGCAAGTTGGagcaagagaaaaacagggacagagagcaggatgAAGATGGAGCAATACATAATAGGGACATGGAAAAGGACAGAGCAATAGAGACAAAAAGagaggaacaggtaggacaacaGAGGAccggaaaaagaaaagacaagggacagggaaccacacagagggacagagagaaaaagagagtgaCGGGGATATAAAGAATAgggacacagagcagcacagaggcaTAATAAGATGCACAAGGATAACAGCAAAGCAAcaaagacagggacagggagcagaagagagggatggggagcagggcagagggacagaaagagaaaaataagaagaggaaggaggactaaggaacagagagagaaacaaagataCAGGGAAAAGGATGGAGAgatggaaaaaacagtaaaaatagggATGTAGTGTcctgcagagagatggagaaatttaaaaaaaactgacAGGGACCACgatggagggagaaagagagggacAGGCAGAAGGACAGAGGATAGAGAAATATGGGGATGGGGAGCACAacataaagacagatggagaataAAGAGAACAGGGAACAAGCCAGAGAgattgagaaaaaaaggaatgcagatcaggacaaagagatggagaaaagggaaaagtggtaatgggctgcaggacagaaatGGAGGTAGACAaaaagagggacagggagcaggacacaaGAACAGAAAGACAAAGAGAGCAATACGGACCAGGACTGAGGAGCAGAGatggacagggagcaggacacaaGAATAGAGAGAAGAGCAGAgatagagggaaagaaaaaaagacagaggaaaagagaggcTCAAGAAGCcacacagagggacagggagccaggcagacagatggacaggcaaagagagacagagggatgaaggacagagagagacgGTGGCAGAGACAAACAGAGATGGGCGGGGATCTGGAGGGGTGGCGGATGCagaggggggcagggagagagcaggATGCAGATGAGTGAGACATGGCCCTAAGGGCCTGGGACTCACGACAGCTCCTGCTTTCAGCACTGCCCACAGAATTTTCCAGTTCTGATGCTTCTTTCTctgtctgtttctctttctctcccccttcctcttctgcagctctAGTCACTTGACtgtcctccacctaagagaacaCAGTAGTACCTTATAGCTCTTGCAATACGAGGCTTCCTAGATGCACAGCCTTGCACGCACACACGCCCTCCCCATGGCCGTACCATGCTTTTGGATACACATACAGACCCTGCGGTGCTTGTCAGTGATCTGGTCTGCTGAGGACTACTCAGAGGGACCCTTCCTCACTCAGAAAGGCTGGCTGTCTCTTGTCTGTGGCTGGAGGCACCTTCTAGCTCAATCCCCTTGATTTCATTCTCCAGCTGCTTTACCATTTTCTAGCCTCTTAAGCTTCATCCACAGCAGCTCCTGTGGATGGTCCAAAGCCAGTAAGTGTCCACCGGTCCCTGGTCCAAACAGGGGCAGCCCACACAAACCTGAGGCAAATGTAGTCAGCAACAACCACGGGGAGGAACAGACAACTGAGTCCTCAGCACGGCCTCTGGGAGAGGAAGAAGACAGGCAGCCGTTACTTGAAGGGTTCCATCGCAGCTCATGCCGGCAAAAGCTCCCACAGATGGCGCTTTCCCCACATGGACGCTCCCAGCACCTGCATTAACGGGCAATAAAGCGCATTCAAGGCAGCCGGCTGCTGTCAGGAaggggccgggcggggaggggatCGTCGCCTGGCGGTGCCCTTGGCGGGGGGACAGGGGGTTGGGGCCCCCCTCCTTGCAGAGGGACGAGGAGCGGGAaatccccctccccgcccgctcCTCCCCGCGTCTGCCGCCCCAGGGAGCGGCCAGGAGCCGCCCCTCACCCGCGGCCGCCGAAAGGTCCCGCCGGCTGCCGAGGACGGGAAACGcgcccggccggcgccggcagccTCCCGGCGTGCCTCGCGGCCCATGTGACCGCCCGGAAGCCCCCCCCTCCGTTCCGGAagactacagctcccggcgtaCCCCGCGCCCCACGTGACCACCCGGGAGCCCCAGCCGCCCCGGGCAGTCCCCCGGCGGACTGGCGTGGTCCTGGCCCCGGGCTCCTGGGCCCCGCCTGGGGGGCCGGGAGGGCAGTGGAAGACGGGTGCTCCCCCACCAGGCCTCGCCCCTGGGGTGCCCCGTGCTGCGGGGGAGGGTCACATCCCATGGGGCCGCGCACACCTCCTGCCcgccgcacacacacacacgacaatttctgaatttttttatattttattatttctgccaTGAAAAGTACAAAGAGTCGAGTCCGGGGGTGGGGGCCTGCAGCCCGTCCCCTCCGGAGGCCCCGTTCCGCCACAGGGGGGGCCCTGTTCACGCTCAGGAGGTTTCTCCCCGTGTTGGGTCCCCCCGGACAAATGGTGGGGGGCCGAGGCGGGGGCCCCTGGGGTGCAGCTCTTATTGCTACTGAACCGGGGGTCCTCTCGGCCCACTGAtcctgctggggctgcctggaGGCCTGGGGTGGGAGTCCCCAGGGTGGAGCTGCCCGGGGTGGGGTCAGAGCTTGGAGGGTGGAGGCAGCCCCGGAGGCCTGGGTCCCTTGCCCACCCCCAGGGACGTGCGCACACATAGGCAGGGGgagtaataaatatttacattaacgATAAGTTAAAACTACAAGAAGCTGCAAACGGGCACGACACGACGCAACGCAAAAAGCAGGACCTGGGAGGGCTGGGGTCCCAGGGTACCCAGGAGGGACAGGGGGTCCCCGGGGCCCCAAGGCTGGGGAAAGCCAGCGAAGAATCGGAAATAAATAGGAACCGAAaccactgaaaagcaagaaattatcccgacggagaagagaaaataaataataatagcaatagtaataataacaacaacaagaagaagaagaacaacaacaacaacaacaacaataataataataataataataataataataataataataatgaggatGGGGCTGCTATGGGGAAGACAGCCTGTTGGGAGGGTTGGGGGTTTCGGGGGGGGTTCTGCCCTTTTCTTTGGCCATGACACTCAAACTGGCCAAGCAAAAGCACCCACCCCAGCAAGCTGAGGAGGTTGGggcaaaaaaaaagcccattttggGGTATTTGGagaaggatggggacagggcagTGTGgacaagacacacacacaccccaccccacacccAGTTTGGGGGTGCCGGAGGCTTGGGGCAGCAGGACCCCCTGGCAGCCTCAACGTGATGACATTTTAGTGCCAtcaaccacccccaccccccaaaatgtGCTGTGACTGTGCTTGGGGATTATAACGTCTGGTCCTGCCTCCAAGCAACTGGGGTGGCACATAAAAGATtctcacacacacccccagcccccaCAACTTCCCTCCAGAGGGGTGATTTGGGGGGActtcaggggatttttttttaatttttttttttttcttctcttacaaaAATAGATGGTTTTGTGTCTGTCGCTCTGGAGGAGTCACCGCGTGCTGTGTCGGTCTCTCTCCTCGCTACCGTTAGCGCTACCGTTATTGTTATTATTCGTTATTGTTTGTTCTTTCTCCCAAAAAAatttccccctccaaaaaaagaaacaaattggaaaaaaaaaggagagagagcagACACCTCCCCCGGACTCCTGGaccggaggggaggggggcacggCCCCCACTTGGCACCAGCCTGGGGACAAAATGAGCCGAATTGGGTGCTCTGACGGGGGTCCCTCCCCGGGGCAGCGGCCGGAGCCGGGGCTCGAACCCACGCACCCCAGGCGCCGCTCCGGGTGGTCCGGCCACCGCCAGAGCGCACCGCCCCAGGCGGGCGCCGCGCCGGAGGCGTGGTCTCCCAGCTGGGGGCGGGGTCAAGCCCCGGGACATCGGGGGGGGCTTAGCTGTAGGGGCGGGGCCTCGCGGAACCCGGGGCGGGACTCCCCGCTTTCCCTCCCCCACGTTATCCCCGGGAGCAGCTCGGTCCCGGGGTACTCTGTGGCCTCCACAACCCACCCCAGCCTCGCCCCGGTGGGGGCAGGACAccctaaggggggggggggaatcccacTTCTCTCCATTTGGGGGTGCATGACCCCccagaggagaaaacaaaggggggggggtgttggtctGGCACCTGCCCCAGGGAGTGCTGGGGATCCCAGGGATCCCCAAGGTACCTGGGCTCGCTGGGGGTCGCCGCAGCTTCCTGGTGCtggggggaggggcagggggccCCCACCTCC belongs to Harpia harpyja isolate bHarHar1 chromosome 10, bHarHar1 primary haplotype, whole genome shotgun sequence and includes:
- the LOC128147285 gene encoding uncharacterized protein LOC128147285 — its product is MPLCCSVSLFFISPSLSFSLCPSVWFPVPCLFFFRSSVVLPVPLFLSLLLCPFPCPYYVLLHLHPALCPCFSLAPTCCCSPRHSHPLSVPVSCSLSLSCSLNPIVSLPVPHRFSVSGCPPALLFPSLPLCPAAHHWIFFLPLSVLVLSLFLSILLSFSSVFFFLCPSVANVSLSISVLPLSRCPSHHFLLYPSVQLAVPSSSLSSSVMLPISIFFPLSCSVSLSFLPFLCIAPWPYFFSCSICLSCYSSLFFISPSLSFSGFLFLCPSFFLHPLSCPFPLLFPSVFVYAVPCPSFLSLCPSVLSLDVLFNYPSLSPVHCYFVPPPPKPPFLSFSAMFLLLPSPCPVPCPFCLIL